One genomic region from Nocardioides plantarum encodes:
- the nhaA gene encoding Na+/H+ antiporter NhaA has protein sequence MTQPTESDRRRLFERGSWPEASRVTDLLRGETTGGVLLMIGALVALVWANSPASSSYDALRDLHVGTDAFLGLHLDLSLATWAADGLLAIFFFVAGLELKREFVAGDLRDPRRAALPVVAAVGGMVVPALVYTAWNASADGDLQGWAIPTATDIAFAVAILAVISTHLPSGLRTFLLTLAVVDDLLAITVIAVFYTDSVDLVALAAAVVPIAVFGFLVQRRIRTPWLLVPLALAAWVLMHESGIHATVAGVALGFTVPVLRSEAAGGPDAGPGLAEHLEHLVRPVSAGFAVPVFAFFAAGVTVGGLSGLADSLTDPVALGVVLGLVLGKPIGIVGSTWLLARFTRADLDDDLSWVDVIGMAMLAGIGFTVSLLIGELAFGPGSAADEHVKVGVLVGSLTAALLATVVLRARNRVYRRICEIETIDDDLDGIPDVYQ, from the coding sequence GTGACCCAGCCCACCGAGTCCGACCGCCGACGCCTGTTCGAGCGCGGCTCGTGGCCCGAGGCGTCGCGGGTCACCGACCTGCTGCGCGGCGAGACGACCGGTGGCGTGCTGCTGATGATCGGCGCGCTCGTGGCGCTCGTCTGGGCCAACAGCCCGGCGTCGTCGTCGTACGACGCCCTGCGCGACCTGCACGTCGGCACCGATGCGTTCCTGGGCCTGCACCTCGACCTGAGCCTCGCGACGTGGGCGGCCGACGGGCTGCTGGCGATCTTCTTCTTCGTCGCCGGGCTCGAGCTCAAGCGGGAGTTCGTCGCCGGCGACCTGCGCGACCCGCGTCGCGCCGCGCTGCCGGTCGTCGCGGCGGTCGGGGGGATGGTCGTCCCGGCGCTCGTCTACACGGCGTGGAACGCCTCGGCCGACGGCGACCTGCAGGGCTGGGCGATCCCCACCGCGACCGACATCGCCTTCGCGGTCGCGATCCTGGCCGTGATCAGCACCCACTTGCCGTCGGGGCTGCGCACGTTCCTGCTGACCCTCGCGGTGGTCGACGACCTGCTGGCGATCACGGTGATCGCGGTCTTCTACACCGACTCCGTCGACCTGGTCGCCCTGGCCGCGGCGGTGGTGCCGATCGCGGTGTTCGGGTTCCTGGTGCAGCGCCGGATCCGGACGCCGTGGCTGTTGGTCCCGCTGGCCCTGGCCGCCTGGGTCTTGATGCACGAGTCGGGCATCCACGCGACCGTCGCCGGGGTCGCGCTCGGCTTCACCGTGCCCGTGCTGCGCAGCGAGGCGGCCGGCGGCCCCGACGCCGGGCCCGGTCTCGCCGAGCACCTCGAGCACCTGGTCCGCCCTGTGTCCGCCGGCTTCGCCGTACCGGTGTTCGCGTTCTTCGCCGCCGGGGTGACGGTCGGGGGCCTCTCCGGCCTGGCCGACTCGCTGACCGACCCGGTCGCCCTCGGGGTCGTCCTCGGCCTCGTGCTCGGCAAGCCGATCGGCATCGTCGGGTCGACGTGGTTGCTGGCGCGCTTCACCCGCGCCGACCTCGACGACGACCTGTCGTGGGTCGACGTGATCGGGATGGCCATGCTCGCCGGGATCGGCTTCACGGTCTCGCTGCTGATCGGCGAGCTCGCGTTCGGCCCGGGCAGCGCGGCCGACGAGCACGTCAAGGTCGGCGTCCTCGTGGGCTCGCTGACGGCCGCGCTGCTGGCGACCGTCGTGCTGCGTGCACGCAATCGGGTGTACCGACGGATCTGCGAGATCGAGACCATCGACGACGACCTCGACGGGATCCCCGACGTCTACCAGTAG
- a CDS encoding phage holin family protein, with protein MALQQPQADDPTIGKLVTDASRDISSLISKEIQLAKSELKVSIKFGVAGAIMFASAAFVAVLAVIMLSVAFAYLINWNGDGLALHWAFLIVTFVYLVIAGLLVWLGIKKVKKVGPPEKAIEQGREIPKALKGKS; from the coding sequence ATGGCACTGCAGCAACCCCAGGCCGACGATCCGACCATCGGCAAGCTGGTCACCGACGCCAGTCGCGACATCTCCTCGCTGATCAGCAAGGAGATCCAGCTCGCCAAGTCCGAGCTGAAGGTCAGCATCAAGTTCGGCGTCGCCGGCGCCATCATGTTTGCCTCGGCCGCGTTCGTCGCCGTCCTGGCCGTCATCATGCTCTCGGTCGCGTTCGCCTACCTGATCAACTGGAACGGCGACGGCCTCGCCCTGCACTGGGCCTTCCTCATCGTCACCTTCGTCTACCTGGTGATCGCCGGCCTGCTGGTCTGGCTCGGCATCAAGAAGGTCAAGAAGGTCGGCCCGCCCGAGAAGGCCATCGAGCAGGGCCGCGAGATCCCGAAGGCCCTCAAGGGCAAGAGCTGA
- a CDS encoding SigE family RNA polymerase sigma factor, protein MAGSAGPTGFEEYAVARGPWLQRVAFLLSGDAHLAQDLAQSTLVQAHRSWKRVQAADDPNAYVRRILVNELRTLQRRRSWSEVVSDEPATLRLAPAGDDVEVGVVQRLEVERLLGRLSPRARAVLTLRYLEDLPATEVADLLGLSPSSVRSATSRALTRLAEITSTEAHDDDR, encoded by the coding sequence GTGGCCGGATCGGCGGGCCCGACCGGGTTCGAGGAGTACGCCGTCGCGCGCGGACCCTGGCTCCAACGGGTCGCCTTCCTGCTGTCCGGCGACGCCCACCTCGCCCAGGACCTCGCCCAGTCGACCCTGGTCCAGGCCCACCGGAGCTGGAAGCGCGTGCAGGCCGCCGACGACCCCAACGCCTACGTGCGCCGGATCCTGGTCAACGAGCTGCGCACGCTGCAGCGGCGGCGCTCGTGGTCGGAGGTCGTCTCGGACGAGCCGGCCACCCTGAGGCTCGCCCCCGCCGGCGACGACGTCGAGGTCGGCGTCGTCCAGCGCCTGGAGGTCGAGCGGCTGCTCGGTCGGCTCTCGCCGCGGGCGCGGGCCGTCCTCACGCTGCGCTACCTGGAGGACCTGCCCGCCACCGAGGTCGCCGACCTGCTCGGGCTCTCCCCGTCCAGCGTCCGCTCGGCCACCAGCCGCGCCCTCACCCGACTCGCCGAGATCACCAGCACGGAGGCCCACGATGACGACCGATGA
- a CDS encoding MarP family serine protease, whose translation MNLLDWLLVLLVLAYALSGYWQGFVTGAFATTGLLAGGLIGIYLAPLVLGDSDPSLSVSLGALFIVIVSASLGQALLQFLGAKLRDKITWQPARAVDAVGGALLSSLAVLLVAWALGVAVTGSRIGSLTAMVRESAVLRSVNDALPASAPSALERFNDAVGTSFPRYLQPFADEQIRQVSPGAQRLLRDPDIADAERSVLKVRGNNDCGRGVEGSGFLYADDRLMTNAHVVAGVDDPDVIIDGEAVDATVVYYNPDLDVAVLRLDSEGLPTLPFVDSDDEEQSAVIGAKDGVAILGYPQDGPYDIQRGRVREERRLESPDIYGEGSVIREVYSLRGLIRPGNSGGPIVTTQGHVAGVVFAASVTDDDTGYALTWAQVADAADEGRDATAQVDTQDCAG comes from the coding sequence ATGAACCTGCTCGACTGGCTCCTGGTCCTCCTCGTCCTCGCCTACGCGCTCTCGGGCTACTGGCAGGGCTTCGTCACGGGTGCGTTCGCGACGACCGGCCTGCTCGCCGGCGGCCTGATCGGCATCTACCTCGCGCCGTTGGTCCTCGGCGACTCCGACCCGTCGCTGTCGGTGTCGCTCGGCGCGCTGTTCATCGTCATCGTCAGCGCGTCGCTGGGCCAGGCGCTGCTGCAGTTCCTCGGCGCCAAGCTGCGCGACAAGATCACCTGGCAGCCGGCCCGCGCGGTTGACGCGGTCGGCGGGGCACTGCTCAGCTCGCTCGCCGTCCTGCTCGTCGCCTGGGCCCTCGGCGTCGCCGTCACCGGCTCGCGGATCGGCTCGCTGACCGCGATGGTCCGGGAGTCCGCGGTGCTCCGCTCGGTCAACGACGCCCTTCCGGCCTCGGCCCCCAGCGCGCTCGAGCGCTTCAACGACGCGGTCGGCACGTCGTTCCCGCGCTATCTCCAGCCGTTCGCCGACGAGCAGATCCGCCAGGTCAGCCCCGGCGCCCAACGGCTCCTGCGGGACCCCGACATCGCCGACGCCGAGCGCAGCGTCCTCAAGGTGCGCGGCAACAACGACTGCGGCCGTGGCGTCGAGGGCAGCGGGTTCCTCTACGCCGACGACCGCCTCATGACCAACGCCCACGTGGTCGCCGGCGTCGACGACCCCGACGTCATCATCGACGGAGAGGCCGTCGACGCGACCGTCGTCTACTACAACCCCGACCTCGACGTGGCGGTGCTCCGCCTCGACTCCGAGGGCCTGCCGACGCTGCCGTTCGTCGACAGCGACGACGAGGAGCAGAGCGCGGTCATCGGGGCCAAGGACGGCGTCGCCATCCTCGGCTATCCCCAGGACGGCCCCTACGACATCCAGCGCGGCCGGGTCCGCGAGGAGCGACGCCTCGAGTCACCCGACATCTACGGCGAGGGCAGCGTCATCCGCGAGGTCTACTCCCTGCGCGGGCTGATCCGCCCCGGCAACTCCGGCGGACCCATCGTCACCACCCAGGGCCACGTCGCCGGGGTGGTGTTCGCCGCCTCGGTCACCGACGACGACACCGGCTACGCCCTCACCTGGGCCCAGGTCGCCGACGCCGCCGACGAGGGCCGCGACGCCACGGCCCAGGTCGACACGCAGGACTGCGCGGGCTGA
- a CDS encoding NUDIX hydrolase: MSWAEHPGLPDWLRPVEAAARSITVHDLTRFMVPDDADGVRRSSVLMLFGEGPSGPDLLLTERAHHMRSHPGQVSFPGGSIDPGETAHETALREAHEETGLDPAGVEVFAELPELWLPPSNFAVVPVLAWWREPSPVSVRSPDEVHAVWRVPISELRDTAHRITVVGPRGWRSPGFLVGDDHDVILWGFTGGIVARLFEFLGWIDDLPDAPEHELPAYMLGGRPPANVDVQPNTEFEERRRG; encoded by the coding sequence GTGAGCTGGGCCGAGCACCCCGGCCTGCCCGACTGGCTGCGCCCGGTCGAGGCCGCCGCCCGCTCGATCACCGTCCACGACCTGACCCGCTTCATGGTCCCCGACGACGCCGACGGCGTACGCCGCTCCTCGGTGCTGATGCTGTTCGGCGAGGGGCCGTCGGGTCCCGACCTGCTGCTCACCGAGCGGGCCCACCACATGCGCTCCCACCCGGGCCAGGTGTCCTTCCCCGGCGGCAGCATCGACCCGGGCGAGACGGCCCACGAGACCGCGCTGCGCGAGGCGCACGAGGAGACCGGGCTCGACCCGGCCGGCGTCGAGGTCTTCGCCGAGCTGCCCGAGCTCTGGCTGCCGCCGAGCAACTTCGCCGTCGTCCCCGTGCTGGCCTGGTGGCGCGAGCCCAGCCCGGTGTCGGTGCGCTCGCCCGACGAGGTGCACGCCGTGTGGCGGGTGCCGATCAGCGAGCTGCGCGACACCGCCCACCGGATCACCGTGGTCGGGCCCCGCGGGTGGAGGTCGCCCGGGTTCCTCGTCGGCGACGACCACGACGTCATCCTGTGGGGGTTCACCGGCGGCATCGTCGCCCGCTTGTTCGAGTTCCTCGGGTGGATCGATGATCTACCCGACGCCCCCGAGCACGAGCTCCCGGCCTACATGCTCGGCGGCCGGCCGCCGGCCAACGTCGACGTCCAGCCCAACACCGAGTTCGAGGAGCGTCGCCGCGGATGA
- a CDS encoding TlpA family protein disulfide reductase, which yields MRRLLAAVATVLALTALTACDGGVPTPGQSKVDVDTPALREQKAAAGIETCVPGSGKNQLPDLTLPCLGGGPDVDLSTLQGPMLINLWYSGCGPCRDEMPVLQQFHDKYADQVPLVGIDVETYPDYAIGFADEVGATYPQLADPGGTVFDDADLGLRQAFPQTIYVAADGRIVKEAKEITSLDQLLASVETNLGVAL from the coding sequence GTGAGGCGACTCCTGGCGGCCGTGGCCACCGTGCTGGCCCTCACGGCCCTCACGGCGTGTGACGGCGGGGTCCCGACCCCCGGCCAGAGCAAGGTCGACGTCGACACCCCGGCGCTGCGTGAGCAGAAGGCCGCCGCCGGCATCGAGACCTGCGTGCCGGGCTCCGGCAAGAACCAGCTGCCCGACCTGACGCTGCCGTGCCTCGGCGGCGGACCCGACGTCGACCTGTCGACGCTGCAGGGCCCGATGCTCATCAACCTCTGGTACTCCGGCTGCGGCCCGTGCCGCGACGAGATGCCGGTCCTGCAGCAGTTCCACGACAAGTACGCCGACCAGGTCCCCCTCGTGGGCATCGACGTCGAGACCTACCCGGACTACGCGATCGGCTTCGCCGACGAGGTCGGGGCGACCTACCCGCAGCTCGCCGACCCCGGAGGCACGGTGTTCGACGACGCCGACCTGGGGCTCAGGCAGGCGTTCCCCCAGACCATCTACGTCGCCGCTGACGGCCGGATCGTCAAGGAGGCCAAGGAGATCACCTCGCTCGACCAGCTCCTGGCCTCCGTCGAGACCAACCTCGGGGTGGCCCTGTGA